In Pseudomonas campi, the sequence TGACGATATCGCCGGCCTCTTTCAGCAGGCTCTGGTTATGGCCATAGAGGCTCAGATAACCATTGCCATGGTCGAGGATGACCAGAAGCCCGGCGCCACGCAACCAGTCGGCGAACACCACGCGCCCGCCATGCACGGCATGCACCTGGCTGCCGGCACTGGCGCCGATCAGCACGCCGTCCCACTTGGTGCGCGAGTCACCGCCGCGCGGTGAGCCGTAACGAGCCACCAGGCGCCCGTCGACCGGCCACGGCAACTTGCCCTTGGCGCTGGCAAAAGGGCCGCCATAGCTGGCGCCGGAGCTGGTGACGCTCGGGCCGAGGGGCAGTGGTTTGTTGTTCGGGGTGTGAACCTGCTGCTGTTCGAGCAGGGCCAGGCGCTGTGCTTCTGCTGCTTCGCGAGCCTGGCGGGCCAGGGTTTCCTCGATGGTCTTGAGTACGCGGGTCAGCTCGGCCTGTTCCTGCTGGCGGGCCTTGAGCTTGCTGTCGCGCGCACTGTATTCCTTGTTCAGTTTGGCCAAGGCCAGCTGACGCTCCTTGCGTACGCTGGCGAGCTGCTCGCGCTGGCTGTCCAGGGCGCTCTTCTGCTCGACCAGGCGGGTCTGCTGGGTGGTGATATCGGTCTCGATATTGGCCAGCTGGCGCAGGGTTTCGTTGAAGGCCGCCAACTGCTCCAGGCGTGCCTTGCCGAGGTAGTCGTAATAGGTGAGGGTGCGCGAGAATTTTTCCGGCTGCTGCTGATTGAGCAGCAGGCGCAGCGGCTCCTGCTGGCCGCCCTGGTAGGCCGCACGGGCCTGGATGCCGATCAGTCGTTGCTGTTCAAGGCGCGATTGCTGGAGTTTTTTTTTCTCCTGATCGAGACGCTGTAGCTCCTGCTCGCTCTTGTTCATTTCCTGCTGCAGGCCCTTGACCTGCTTCTCCAGGGTGCCCATCTCGCTTTCGGTGCGCTTGAGGTCCTTCTGTACGCCGGATTTTTCTTTCTGCAGTTTTTCCAGCAGCTTCTTCAGTTCGGCGACATCGGCGCGGGCGGCTTCCAGCTGTTGCTGGGCGGCGGCTTTCTCGTCGGCGAAGGCGGCCGGAGCGAGCAGGCTGGTCAGGACTATCAGGGCGAGGACGCGAAACATGGGCTGAGCAGCACCTGGGGTAGGAGACGGCCTAGTATGCCCGTCGCGTTGCGCAAAAAAAACGCCCGCCGGTGCTGACCGGCAGGCGTTTCGCGACGCGGAGCGCTTTAGAGTCTGTTTCGGATCTCGCGAGCTAGAGAAAAACAAGGCGAAAACGGCTGAGGAAGCGGAGTTTACGAGCTGTAAATGAGCATTCCGAAGCCGTTTTCAACGCAGTTTTTCCGACGCGCAGCAGATCCGAGACTGGCTCTTATTGCAGGCTGATGATGCTGGTGCCGGTCATTTCCGCCGGAATCGGCAGGCCCATTAGGGTCAGCAGGGTTGGTGCCACGTCGGCCAGCACGCCGCCTTCGCGGAGGGTGGCCGGACGCTTGCCGACATAGATGAACGGCACCGGCTCGCAGGTGTGCGCGGTGTGCGCCTGGCCGGTGCACTCGTCTTCCATCTGCTCGACGTTGCCGTGGTCGGCGGTGATCAGCGCTTCGCCGCCGACCTTGTCCAGCGCCGCGACGATGCGCCCGACACAGGCGTCCAGGCATTCCACCGCAGCCACGGCGGCAGAGAACACGCCGGTGTGGCCGACCATGTCGCCGTTGGCGTAGTTGACGATAATCACGTCATAACGCTGGTTCTCGATGGCGTCGACGATGCGGTCGGTGACTTCCGGGGCGCTCATCTGCGGCTGCAGGTCGTAGGTGGCGACGTTTGGCGAGGGGATAAGGATGCGCTCTTCGCCGGCGAATGGCTCTTCGCGGCCGCCGGAGAAGAAAAAGGTGACGTGGGCGTACTTCTCGGTCTCGGCGATGCGCAGCTGGGTCTTGCCATTGTTGGCCAGGTATTCGCCGAGCACGTTGGTCAGCGCTTCCGGCTTGTAGGCGCTGGGCGTCGGGATGCTCGCGGCATACTGGGTGAGCATGATGAAGCCGGCCAGTTGCGGCACGCGGGTGCGCTCGAATTCCTTGAAGCCGGGTTCGACAAACGCGCGGGTCAGCTCGCGGGCGCGGTCGGCGCGGAAGTTCATGAACACCACGGCGTCGCCGTCTTCGACTTTCACCGGCGCACCGATGGTGGTGGCTTTGACGAATTCGTCGCTCTCGCCGCGCTCGTAGGCGGCGGCCAGGCCTTCTGCGGCGCTGGCGGCATTGAACTGGCCCTGGCCTTCGACGATCAGGTGGTAGGCCTGCTCGACACGGTCCCAGCGGTTGTCGCGGTCCATGGCGAAGTAGCGGCCGGTGAGGCTGGCGATACGGCCCTTGCCGAGCCTGGTGAAGGTAGCGTCAAGCAGCTCGATCGACGGCTGGGCGCTTTTCGGCGGGGTGTCGCGGCCGTCGAGGAAGGCGTGCAGGTAGATCTTCTCGGCGCCACGCTGGGCGGCCAACTCGGCCATGGCGACCAGGTGGTCCTGGTGGCTGTGCACGCCGCCATCGGAGAGCAGGCCGAGGATATGCACGGCCTTGCCGGCACTGACCGCCTTATCCACGGCGCCGGTGATGGCGGCATTGCTGAAGAACTCGCCATCGCGGATCGCCTTGGTCACCCGGGTGAAGTCCTGGTACACCACACGGCCGGCGCCGAGGTTCATGTGGCCGACTTCCGAGTTGCCCATCTGTCCGTCCGGCAGGCCGACATCCATGCCGCTGCCCGAGATCAGGCCGTGCGGCTGGGTGGCGCGCAGGCGGTCGTAGACCGGCGTGTCGGCCGCATGGATGGCGTTGTACTCGGGATTGTCGCTGTGGCCGAAGCCGTCGAGGATGATCAGGACCAGGGGTTTGGGCGTGGCGCTCATGGGGGCTGGCTCGCTGTGCATGGTGAGCAAAAAGGTCGCGCATTTTACGGCCATAAGCCCGCCGCGTCACCGCCCGGCGGGGCTTGGCCGATAAGGCATGCTGTGTATACTGGCCGGCATTTTAACGCCCTGGAACCGCGCAATGTTGGCCAACCTGATTGAATTTGCCACTAACCACTATGTACTGACTGCCTGCTTCGCCTTCCTGCTGGTGCTGCTGATCGTCACCGAACTGCGCAAGGGTGGCAAAAGCCTGTCCAGCCGTGAACTGACCGCACTGGTCAACAGCGATCAGGCTGTGGTGCTGGATGTGCGCAACAACAAGGATTTCGCCAGTGGCCATATCGTTGGCGCCATCAACATCCCCTTCGACAAGGTGGCCAGTCGCATGGTCGAGCTGGACAAGCACAAGGCCAAGACCGTGATCGTGGTCGATGCCATGGGCCAGCATGCCGGCAGCGTCGCCCGCGAGCTGCAGAAAGCCGGCTTCACCGCTGCCAAACTGGGTGGCGGCATCGCCAGCTGGCGTGGCGACAACCTGCCTGTGGTCAAGTGATATGCCCGAGGTCGTGGTTTACTCCAGCGCCTGGTGCCCTTACTGCATCCGTGCCAAGCAGTTGCTGAGCAGCAAGGGTGTGGCTTTCCAGGAAATCAGTGTCGACGGCAAACCCGAGGCGCGCGCCGAGATGACGCGCAAGGCCGGGCGTACTTCGGTACCGCAGATCTGGATCGGCACTCGCCACATCGGTGGCTGCGACGACCTCTATGCCTTGGAGCGCGCTGGCAAGCTGGACGCGCTGCTACAGGCCTGAACCCTTTCCGTAACCCGTAATAAGAAGACTTCGTCATGACCGAGCAAGTTACCAACGGCGCCGCCCAAGCCGAGCAAGGCCCACAGTTCTCCCTGCAACGTATCTATGTGAAGGACCTGTCCTTCGAAGCGCCGAAGAGCCCGGAAATCTTCCGCCAGGAGTGGGCGCCGAGCGTCGCCCTGGACCTGAACACCCGGCAAAAAGGCCTGGATGGCGACTTCCATGAAGTGGTGCTGACCCTCTCGGTCACCGTGAAGACTGGCGAAGAGACCGCCTTCATCGCCGAAGTGCAGCAGGCCGGCATCTTCCTGATTAAGGGCCTGGATGCCGCGTCCATGAGCCACACTCTCGGCGCGTTCTGCCCGAACCTGCTGTTCCCCTACGCCCGTGAAGCGTTGGACAACCTGGTGGTGCGCGGCTCCTTCCCGGCGCTGATGCTGGCACCGGTGAACTTCGACGCCCTCTACGCCCAGGAGCTGCAGCGTATGCAGACCGCCGGTGCGGAAACCGCTCAGGCCTAAGAGCCTGCCCACGATCTGCTGCGCGTCGGCCATACTGCGTTAAAACTGGCCTCGGGATGCTCATTTACAGCTCGTAAACTCCGCTCCCTCGGCCGTTTGACCAGCCGAAGGCTGTTACTGGTGTAGCGCCTTGTCTGGCTCTAGCTCGCGAGATCGTAAGCAGGCTCTATGCCTGCGGTAATGAAAAAAGCGCCCCGCGGGGCGCTTTTTTTCTGTCTCGATTTACCTGGCCTGGCGTGAGCTGCTCGCGACGCGTTGAACTGGCCAGGGTTCGCCAGCAGAACTCGCTCCTACTCCATGGCGAAGTCATGCTGGCGCCAGGCCTCGTACGTCACCACGGCCACGGCATTGGACAGGTTGAGGCTGCGGCACTCCGGACGCATCGGCATGCGCAGGCGCTGTGGGTCGGGGATCTGCTCCAGTATCTCTGCTGGCAGGCCCCGACTTTCCGGGCCGAACAGCAGCATATCGCCGCGTCGATACTGCATTTGTGCGTAGCTGTGACTGGCTTTTGTGGTAAATGCCAATATCCTGTCGCTACGGGTAACTGTGATACAGTCGCTCAATGACTGATGGCGTTTTAATGTCGCGTATTCGTGGTAATCCAACCCGGCGCGACGCAAGCGCTTGTCGTCCAGTTCGAAGCCCAGCGGCTCGATCAGGTGCAGCTGGCAGCCGGTGTTGGCACAGAGGCGAATGATGTTGCCGGTGTTGGGTGGAATCTCGGGCTGGAACAGGACGACATGGAACATGGGTCAGGCTCAGGGACAGGGCAGATGGCACGCATTCTACTGCGTGTTGTCACCCATCGTCGGCCTTGGTGGCGGATGATGTGCACTGGGTAAGTAGGGGGCATGCAGTTGGTGTGGTTCGCGAGAAAGAAAATAACAGCGGACGGTCTGCTCGGTATCGAAACCGGGCCTGAGGGAATTGCCCTGGCGCGCGTGCTGCGCGTGGCCGGTGAAACCCCGCGTTTGCTCGACTGCCAGTTCCGCCAGGCTGTGCCGGCTGAACAGCCCGCCGTGCTGAAGAAGATGGTTGCCGAGCTGAGCCTGGAAGGCACCCCGGTCAACCTGTTGCTGCACCCCGCCACTTACCAGATGCTCCTGCTCGACAGTCCCGACGTGCCCAGCGAAGAGCTGCGCGACGCCATGCGCTGGCGCATCAAGGATCTGATCGCCGAGCCGCTGGAGCAGGTGGTTGTCGATGCCTTCGCCCTGCCCGATGATGCCTACCGTGGCCGTTCGCGCATGGCCTATTGCGCGGTGCTGAGCAAGGCACGCATGCAGGCCTGGGCCGACTTGTGCGCGCAGGCCGGGCTGCAGCTGCAGAGTATCGATGTCACCGAAATGGCCTTCCGCAACCTCGGTCTGCTGGCTGGAGCCGAGGGCATGAATCTGGCGTTGCTGCGCCTGCGCTCCAGCGAGGGGCTGATCTGTGTGCAGCATGCTGCCGATCTATACATGGCGCGGCGTATCGAGCAGGGCCTGGATCAGGCCGGTGATGATTTCGGCGCGGTGACCCTGGAAATCCAGCGCTCGCTCGACTATTTCGAAAGCCAGCTGGGCAAGGGCTACATCAACCGTCTGTTGCTGTTGCCGATGAAGCGCAATGGCGCGGCCGTTCTGCAAACCCTGTCCACGGGGTTGGCGGTCAAGCTGCAGGCCCTCGACCTGCGCGAACTGTTCCCCGGGCAGGCCACTGCCGCGCTCGACGAAGCCGAGCAGGCCTACTGCATGGCCGCGGTAGGTGCGGCGCTGCGGCAGGAGGTCGGTTGATGCAGAACCTCAACCTCTATCAGATTGAAAAACAGCAGCGCAGCGGCCCGCAGAAAAACCAGATGCTGGCCTTGTTGGCCGTGCTGGTGCTGTTGTGCCTGGCCCATGCGGCCTGGCAAGGCTGGCAGCTGCGCCAGGGTGCTGCGCAACTGAGCCAGGCCGAAGTGGCGGCGCAAGAGCAGGAAACTCTGCTGGCCGCGGCCAAGGCCAGTTTCGTCGAGCCGCAGCTGGACAGTGGCCTGCCGCTGGAGCTGGCGGCCCGTGAGGCAGACAACCAGCAGTTGCAGCGCTTGATCGGCTACCTGCAGGTGCTGGCCAGCCAGCGCACGGCGGGGTTCGTCGCGCCATTGCAGGCACTGGCCGAGCATCATCCGGCGAGCGGCCTGTGGCTCAGCGGCATTGGCCTGAGTGCCGGCGGCACGCACATGCGTCTGCAGGGCAGCAGTCAGGACCAGGAGCTGCTGCCGCAATACCTGCAGCGCCTCGGCCAGAGCCCGGTCTTCCAGGGCCGCGAATTCGCCCGTTTCGAAGTGCTGCGCGGCGACGACCAGTTGCTGCATTTCGATCTGTCCTCCCAGGCTGGCGACAAGGAGCCGGGCAATGAATAACTGGTTGCAACGCTGGCATGGCATGGCGCCGCGCGAGCAGTGGCTGGCCTTCAGTGTCGGCCTGGTGGTCGGTGCACTGCTTTATATGCTGCTGCTCGGCGACCCGCTGAGTGCGCGCCTGGCCAAGCAACAAGCCAGTTACAAGGTGACCGAGGCACGGCGCCTGGAGGCCCAGACCGGTCTGGCCGACTTGCAGGCGAAGCTGGCGGCCGATCCCAATATCCCCTATCGCAGCGCCCTGCTGGCGGCCTCGGCCAGCCGCGAGGAGCTGATCAGCCAGATCGACCAGAACACCGCCGAGCTGGTCACGCCGCAGAAGATGAAGGCCGTGCTGGCGGAGTTGCTGCGTTCCCAACCGCGCCTGCGCCTGGTCGGCCTGGAAAGCTTCAGCGAGCCCATGCAGTTGCCCGGCGCCGCGCCGGTCAAGCTTGAGCCGGGCGCCGAGCCGGCCCCGGTCACTCTCTATCGGCATGGTCTGCATCTGCAGCTGCAAGGCGGCTATTTTGACCTGCTGGCCTATCTGCAGGCGGTCCAGGCCAGCGGCTGGAAGCTCAACTGGGACAGCCTGGATTACCAGGTCGGTGAAGGTGGGCCGTCCCAGGCGAAGATCAGCCTTAAGCTGTATACCTTGAGTCGCCAGGCGGGGTGGGTCGGTGTCTAGATTGTTGCTGCTGAACCTGTTGCTGGCGGGTGGCCTGGCTCATGCCGCACCCGCCATCGATCCGACCCAGCCGCCGGCCAACCTGCTGCCGGTCGTGAACGCCGGCGAGGTGCAGGCACCGCTGGTGCTGCAAGCGATCCTGCGGGGCGCCCAGGGCAGCCGTGCGGTGATCGGCGGTAGCACCCTGCGGGTCGGCGAAGAGCATGCTGGAGCCCGCGTGCTGGCCATCCACGCACACAGCGTATTGATTGAACGTCAGGGCCAGCAACAATTGCTGCGCCTGGCCGAACCCGTATTGAAACCGAGCCGATGAAGCCTATGAACACATTCCTGCCGCGTCTCGGCCTGCTGAGCCTGGCCTGTCTGCTGAGCGCCTGCCAGACCTTCATTGATGGCGATACGCAACTTTATGAACAGAGCGGCAAGCTGCTCGACGAAAGCCTGCAACAGGCCCAGGGGCAGAACAAGGTCATGCCGCCGCCAGCGGTGCAGGCCTCGCTGATTCCGCCGTTGAGCAGTTCGCTGAGTATCGGTAGCGGCCCGCGCTTCGATGTGTCGGCCAAGGACATGCCGGCCCGCGAGTTTTTCCTCAGCCTGATGGAAGGCGCCGGGCAGAACCTGGTGGTGCATCCGGAGGTGACCGGCAACATCACCTTCAGCCTGCGCCGGGTCACCCTGGAAGAAGTGCTGGCGGCGGTACGCGATAGCTATGGCTATGACTTCCGCCGCAGCAGCTATGGCTACCAGATCCTGCCGAACCGGGCGATCACCCGCAGCTACAACCTCAATTATCTCAACCTGCAGCGTGTGGGCGT encodes:
- a CDS encoding murein hydrolase activator EnvC family protein, which codes for MFRVLALIVLTSLLAPAAFADEKAAAQQQLEAARADVAELKKLLEKLQKEKSGVQKDLKRTESEMGTLEKQVKGLQQEMNKSEQELQRLDQEKKKLQQSRLEQQRLIGIQARAAYQGGQQEPLRLLLNQQQPEKFSRTLTYYDYLGKARLEQLAAFNETLRQLANIETDITTQQTRLVEQKSALDSQREQLASVRKERQLALAKLNKEYSARDSKLKARQQEQAELTRVLKTIEETLARQAREAAEAQRLALLEQQQVHTPNNKPLPLGPSVTSSGASYGGPFASAKGKLPWPVDGRLVARYGSPRGGDSRTKWDGVLIGASAGSQVHAVHGGRVVFADWLRGAGLLVILDHGNGYLSLYGHNQSLLKEAGDIVKAGESIATVGTSGGQDTPALYFAIRQQGRPSDPAQWCRG
- the gpmI gene encoding 2,3-bisphosphoglycerate-independent phosphoglycerate mutase; this encodes MSATPKPLVLIILDGFGHSDNPEYNAIHAADTPVYDRLRATQPHGLISGSGMDVGLPDGQMGNSEVGHMNLGAGRVVYQDFTRVTKAIRDGEFFSNAAITGAVDKAVSAGKAVHILGLLSDGGVHSHQDHLVAMAELAAQRGAEKIYLHAFLDGRDTPPKSAQPSIELLDATFTRLGKGRIASLTGRYFAMDRDNRWDRVEQAYHLIVEGQGQFNAASAAEGLAAAYERGESDEFVKATTIGAPVKVEDGDAVVFMNFRADRARELTRAFVEPGFKEFERTRVPQLAGFIMLTQYAASIPTPSAYKPEALTNVLGEYLANNGKTQLRIAETEKYAHVTFFFSGGREEPFAGEERILIPSPNVATYDLQPQMSAPEVTDRIVDAIENQRYDVIIVNYANGDMVGHTGVFSAAVAAVECLDACVGRIVAALDKVGGEALITADHGNVEQMEDECTGQAHTAHTCEPVPFIYVGKRPATLREGGVLADVAPTLLTLMGLPIPAEMTGTSIISLQ
- a CDS encoding rhodanese-like domain-containing protein; translation: MLANLIEFATNHYVLTACFAFLLVLLIVTELRKGGKSLSSRELTALVNSDQAVVLDVRNNKDFASGHIVGAINIPFDKVASRMVELDKHKAKTVIVVDAMGQHAGSVARELQKAGFTAAKLGGGIASWRGDNLPVVK
- the grxC gene encoding glutaredoxin 3; the encoded protein is MPEVVVYSSAWCPYCIRAKQLLSSKGVAFQEISVDGKPEARAEMTRKAGRTSVPQIWIGTRHIGGCDDLYALERAGKLDALLQA
- the secB gene encoding protein-export chaperone SecB yields the protein MTEQVTNGAAQAEQGPQFSLQRIYVKDLSFEAPKSPEIFRQEWAPSVALDLNTRQKGLDGDFHEVVLTLSVTVKTGEETAFIAEVQQAGIFLIKGLDAASMSHTLGAFCPNLLFPYAREALDNLVVRGSFPALMLAPVNFDALYAQELQRMQTAGAETAQA
- the trmL gene encoding tRNA (uridine(34)/cytosine(34)/5-carboxymethylaminomethyluridine(34)-2'-O)-methyltransferase TrmL, whose amino-acid sequence is MFHVVLFQPEIPPNTGNIIRLCANTGCQLHLIEPLGFELDDKRLRRAGLDYHEYATLKRHQSLSDCITVTRSDRILAFTTKASHSYAQMQYRRGDMLLFGPESRGLPAEILEQIPDPQRLRMPMRPECRSLNLSNAVAVVTYEAWRQHDFAME
- a CDS encoding MSHA biogenesis protein MshI — encoded protein: MQLVWFARKKITADGLLGIETGPEGIALARVLRVAGETPRLLDCQFRQAVPAEQPAVLKKMVAELSLEGTPVNLLLHPATYQMLLLDSPDVPSEELRDAMRWRIKDLIAEPLEQVVVDAFALPDDAYRGRSRMAYCAVLSKARMQAWADLCAQAGLQLQSIDVTEMAFRNLGLLAGAEGMNLALLRLRSSEGLICVQHAADLYMARRIEQGLDQAGDDFGAVTLEIQRSLDYFESQLGKGYINRLLLLPMKRNGAAVLQTLSTGLAVKLQALDLRELFPGQATAALDEAEQAYCMAAVGAALRQEVG
- a CDS encoding PilN domain-containing protein, whose product is MQNLNLYQIEKQQRSGPQKNQMLALLAVLVLLCLAHAAWQGWQLRQGAAQLSQAEVAAQEQETLLAAAKASFVEPQLDSGLPLELAAREADNQQLQRLIGYLQVLASQRTAGFVAPLQALAEHHPASGLWLSGIGLSAGGTHMRLQGSSQDQELLPQYLQRLGQSPVFQGREFARFEVLRGDDQLLHFDLSSQAGDKEPGNE
- the gspM gene encoding type II secretion system protein GspM; the encoded protein is MNNWLQRWHGMAPREQWLAFSVGLVVGALLYMLLLGDPLSARLAKQQASYKVTEARRLEAQTGLADLQAKLAADPNIPYRSALLAASASREELISQIDQNTAELVTPQKMKAVLAELLRSQPRLRLVGLESFSEPMQLPGAAPVKLEPGAEPAPVTLYRHGLHLQLQGGYFDLLAYLQAVQASGWKLNWDSLDYQVGEGGPSQAKISLKLYTLSRQAGWVGV
- a CDS encoding Type II secretory pathway component, with protein sequence MSRLLLLNLLLAGGLAHAAPAIDPTQPPANLLPVVNAGEVQAPLVLQAILRGAQGSRAVIGGSTLRVGEEHAGARVLAIHAHSVLIERQGQQQLLRLAEPVLKPSR